A portion of the Pseudomonas synxantha BG33R genome contains these proteins:
- the pssA gene encoding CDP-diacylglycerol--serine O-phosphatidyltransferase, translating to MPSFFKRSLLPKLRGFPLSPEAIEVLSGADAYRRCLLEKISQATRRIYIVALYLQHDEAGQEIYDALHAAKAARPELDIVVMVDWLRAQRGLIGAGKQPGNSAWYQAMTQSHASEVPVYGVPVQTRELFGVLHLKGFVIDDSVLYSGASLNNVYLHKFDKYRFDRYHLIHSQVLTDSMQHLIEHGLVASKAVHRLDLPNPPTTRSLRNDIGDLRSRLKHAAYDTTAGQLPNGHLSVSPLLGVGKSNPLSRVILELIASAQQQLIICTPYFNLPLPVTREINRALARGVKIDIVVGDKTANDFYIPPSEPFKVIAALPYLYEISLRRFAKRHQPMIDSGQLNLHLWRDGDNTYHLKGMWVDQRYTLLTGNNLNPRAFRLDLENGLLIDDPKGQWLEPRRTELAQIFQHTTRIQGYQQLQTLVDYPPAVGKFLRRVSRVRIERLLYRIL from the coding sequence ATGCCGTCGTTCTTCAAACGCTCCCTGTTGCCCAAACTACGCGGTTTCCCGCTGTCCCCGGAGGCCATCGAGGTGCTGTCGGGCGCCGATGCCTATCGTCGCTGCCTGCTGGAAAAAATCTCCCAGGCAACGCGTCGCATCTACATCGTCGCCTTGTACTTGCAGCACGACGAAGCGGGGCAGGAGATCTACGACGCGCTGCACGCCGCCAAGGCGGCACGGCCGGAGTTGGACATCGTGGTGATGGTCGACTGGTTGCGCGCCCAGCGTGGTTTGATTGGCGCCGGCAAGCAGCCGGGCAACAGCGCCTGGTACCAGGCCATGACGCAAAGCCACGCCAGCGAAGTGCCGGTGTATGGCGTGCCGGTGCAAACCCGCGAGCTGTTTGGCGTATTGCACCTCAAGGGCTTTGTGATCGATGACAGCGTGCTGTACAGCGGCGCCAGCCTCAACAATGTGTATTTGCACAAGTTCGACAAGTACCGCTTCGATCGTTACCACCTGATCCACAGCCAGGTGCTGACCGATTCGATGCAACACCTGATCGAGCACGGCCTGGTGGCATCCAAGGCCGTGCACCGCCTGGACCTGCCCAACCCGCCGACCACCCGCAGCCTGCGCAACGATATCGGCGACCTGCGCAGCCGTCTCAAGCACGCGGCCTATGACACCACGGCCGGGCAGTTGCCCAATGGTCACCTCTCGGTGAGCCCGTTGCTCGGCGTCGGCAAGAGCAACCCACTGAGCCGGGTCATTCTGGAGCTGATCGCCAGCGCCCAACAGCAGTTGATCATCTGCACGCCGTATTTCAACCTGCCGTTGCCGGTGACCCGCGAGATCAACCGCGCCCTGGCGCGTGGGGTGAAGATCGACATCGTGGTCGGCGACAAGACGGCCAACGACTTCTATATTCCGCCCAGCGAGCCGTTCAAGGTGATCGCGGCCTTGCCTTATCTGTATGAGATCAGCCTGCGGCGCTTTGCCAAGCGTCACCAGCCGATGATCGACAGCGGCCAGTTGAACCTGCACCTGTGGCGCGATGGCGACAACACCTACCACCTTAAGGGCATGTGGGTTGACCAGCGCTATACCTTGCTGACCGGCAACAACCTCAACCCCAGGGCATTTCGCCTCGATCTGGAAAACGGCTTGCTGATCGACGACCCCAAGGGCCAATGGCTGGAGCCGCGGCGTACCGAGCTGGCGCAGATCTTCCAGCACACCACGCGTATCCAGGGCTACCAGCAATTGCAGACGTTGGTTGATTACCCGCCGGCAGTGGGGAAATTCCTGCGTCGGGTCAGCCGAGTGCGTATTGAGCGTTTGCTGTACCGCATTTTGTAG
- a CDS encoding TetR/AcrR family transcriptional regulator, whose product MNDITRDIILDVTEKLIYRHGIAATGMDLLVKTAGVSRKSIYRYFANKDELVIAALQRRDERWMQWLRSEVERSDNSGERLLALFSALKSWFGSADFRGCAFINTSGETGNAQDPVRLLAKAHKHKLFEYALELCQAHGTPDPQQQAAQLLILIDGAITVALIMGDSTAADNAQCMARTLLGL is encoded by the coding sequence ATGAACGACATAACCCGCGACATTATCCTCGACGTCACCGAAAAGCTGATCTATCGCCATGGCATCGCCGCCACCGGCATGGACTTGCTGGTAAAAACCGCTGGCGTATCGAGAAAAAGCATCTATCGCTATTTCGCCAACAAGGACGAGTTGGTGATTGCCGCCCTGCAGCGCCGCGACGAACGCTGGATGCAGTGGCTGCGCAGCGAAGTGGAACGCAGCGACAACAGCGGCGAGCGCCTGCTGGCGCTGTTCAGCGCCCTGAAAAGCTGGTTCGGTTCCGCGGATTTTCGCGGCTGCGCCTTTATCAATACCAGTGGCGAAACTGGCAACGCTCAAGATCCGGTGCGCCTGCTGGCCAAGGCCCACAAACACAAACTGTTCGAGTACGCACTTGAACTGTGTCAAGCACATGGCACCCCCGACCCGCAACAGCAGGCCGCGCAACTGCTGATCCTGATCGATGGCGCCATTACCGTTGCCCTGATCATGGGTGATTCAACAGCTGCCGATAATGCGCAATGCATGGCGCGA
- the efeO gene encoding iron uptake system protein EfeO: MKKSSIALSLLMSLAPLAAFAATAPLDLVGPVSDYKIYVTEEIGELVTQTQAFTDAINKGDLAIAKKLYAPTRVHYEAIEPIAELFSDLDASIDSRVDDHEKGVTAEDFTGFHRIEYALFAQNSTKGLEALTAKLNTDVNDLKTRVDGLTFPPEKVVGGAAALLEEVAATKISGEEDRYSHTDLYDFQGNIDGAKKIVDLFRGQIGQQDQAFLAKVDKNFATVDKILAKYKTQDGGFETYDKVKDNDRKALVGPVNTLAEDLSMLRGKLGLN, encoded by the coding sequence ATGAAGAAGTCGTCTATCGCGTTGTCGTTGTTAATGAGCCTTGCGCCGCTGGCTGCCTTCGCTGCTACCGCGCCGCTCGACCTGGTAGGCCCGGTATCGGACTACAAGATCTACGTTACCGAGGAAATCGGCGAGCTGGTCACCCAGACCCAGGCGTTTACCGACGCCATCAATAAAGGTGACCTGGCCATCGCCAAGAAGCTCTATGCGCCGACCCGCGTGCACTATGAGGCCATCGAGCCGATCGCCGAGCTGTTCAGCGACCTCGACGCGTCCATCGATTCGCGTGTCGATGACCATGAAAAAGGTGTGACGGCCGAAGACTTCACCGGCTTTCACCGGATTGAATACGCGCTGTTCGCGCAAAACTCGACCAAGGGTCTGGAAGCACTGACCGCCAAGCTCAATACCGATGTAAACGATCTCAAGACGCGGGTCGATGGCCTGACCTTCCCCCCGGAAAAAGTCGTCGGCGGCGCTGCGGCGCTGTTGGAGGAAGTCGCCGCCACCAAGATCTCCGGCGAAGAAGACCGCTACAGCCATACCGACCTGTATGACTTCCAGGGCAACATCGACGGTGCGAAGAAAATCGTCGATCTGTTCCGTGGCCAGATCGGACAGCAGGACCAGGCGTTCCTGGCCAAGGTCGATAAAAACTTCGCCACCGTGGACAAGATCCTGGCCAAGTACAAGACCCAGGATGGCGGCTTTGAAACCTACGACAAGGTCAAGGACAACGACCGCAAGGCCCTGGTGGGCCCGGTCAACACCCTGGCTGAAGACTTGTCGATGCTGCGCGGCAAGCTGGGTTTGAATTAA